A genomic stretch from Sporocytophaga myxococcoides includes:
- a CDS encoding DUF1573 domain-containing protein, which translates to MRRIALLSFLLSLSAFQLFAQSGKFEFEETSYDFGNIHEGNGKVSHEFKFTNKGSAPLLITNIVPSCGCTSPTYPKEAVAPGQSAIIKAEFDPLGRPGDIHKTLTIEANTEPATTVLYITGMVIPKPKSLAEEFPDSLGSIRLASRYMSLGGITNKEPVTKEFGVYNDGDAAVTFKPVEGLDKHMKVDFEPIILQPKQKGIIRITYDAKAKNDFGGVTDNFQLVSDDKNGTKTAITVNATINEYFPPMDEVQIEQSPRLEFSKTVHDFGSVKSDKIVTTEFEFTNTGKQDLIIRKVKSNCSCIVTTPPKTAIKPGAKGKIKVSYNSAGREGAESKTVTVYSNDPRGANQALVIRMKVGQE; encoded by the coding sequence ATGAGACGTATAGCATTATTATCCTTCTTACTCTCCTTATCAGCGTTTCAGCTGTTTGCACAAAGTGGTAAGTTTGAATTTGAAGAAACTTCATATGATTTTGGAAATATTCATGAGGGAAATGGAAAAGTTTCCCACGAATTTAAATTTACAAATAAGGGGTCAGCTCCGCTTTTAATCACGAATATAGTGCCATCCTGCGGGTGTACCAGTCCGACATATCCAAAAGAGGCAGTAGCCCCTGGACAATCAGCTATAATAAAGGCAGAATTTGATCCGTTGGGAAGGCCTGGTGACATTCATAAAACACTTACCATTGAAGCCAATACCGAACCTGCTACCACTGTTCTTTATATTACAGGAATGGTAATCCCCAAGCCGAAATCTCTGGCAGAAGAATTTCCGGATTCGCTGGGAAGTATAAGATTGGCATCTAGATATATGAGCCTGGGAGGAATAACTAATAAAGAGCCTGTTACAAAAGAATTTGGGGTCTATAATGATGGTGATGCTGCGGTTACCTTTAAACCTGTTGAGGGGTTGGATAAACACATGAAGGTTGACTTTGAACCAATAATCCTGCAACCTAAACAAAAGGGAATTATCAGAATAACCTATGATGCCAAAGCCAAGAATGATTTTGGAGGTGTGACAGACAATTTCCAGCTTGTTTCGGATGATAAAAATGGCACTAAGACTGCAATAACTGTAAATGCTACCATCAACGAATACTTCCCTCCAATGGATGAGGTTCAGATAGAACAATCGCCTCGACTGGAGTTTAGCAAGACTGTTCATGATTTTGGATCTGTGAAATCTGATAAAATTGTAACTACAGAATTTGAATTTACCAACACCGGAAAGCAGGACTTGATCATTAGGAAAGTGAAATCCAACTGTAGTTGCATAGTTACCACACCTCCTAAGACTGCAATAAAGCCGGGTGCAAAAGGAAAAATTAAAGTTTCTTATAACTCAGCAGGAAGGGAAGGGGCAGAAAGTAAGACAGTGACTGTATACAGCAATGACCCGAGGGGAGCAAATCAGGCACTGGTAATAAGAATGAAGGTAGGGCAGGAATAA
- the trpS gene encoding tryptophan--tRNA ligase: protein MSRILTGIQSTGKPHLGNLLGAILPAIKLSANEKNESLFFIADLHTLTNIKDPVLRRENTYAVAAAWLAFGFDTNKNIFYRQSDVPQVCELAWYLNCFTPYPMLANAHSFKDKSSRLSDVNAGLFTYPVLMAADILLYDAEIVPVGKDQLQHLEITRDIATTFNKTYGETFVLPQSKTDEQVMIVPGTDGNKMSKSRDNYIDIFLPDKELLKKVKTIVTDSKGLEEPKDPDTCNVFNIFKLIASEDHIKQVRGKYEAGGYGYGHAKQELFDTIVSTYAKEREDFNRFMNDKGEIENRLKIGAEKASSIAHSVLERVRKKLGYSL, encoded by the coding sequence ATGTCAAGAATTTTAACAGGTATTCAAAGTACAGGTAAACCTCATTTAGGTAATCTATTAGGGGCAATATTACCTGCCATCAAACTTTCTGCAAACGAAAAAAACGAATCTTTATTTTTCATTGCAGACCTTCATACGCTTACAAATATTAAAGATCCTGTTCTAAGGAGAGAAAACACCTATGCAGTAGCGGCGGCATGGCTTGCTTTTGGATTCGATACCAATAAAAATATATTCTACCGTCAATCTGATGTTCCTCAGGTATGTGAGCTTGCATGGTATCTGAATTGCTTCACTCCTTATCCAATGCTTGCCAATGCGCATTCATTCAAAGATAAATCGAGCAGACTATCAGATGTAAACGCGGGACTCTTTACATATCCAGTGCTGATGGCTGCTGATATCCTACTTTATGATGCTGAGATTGTCCCGGTAGGAAAAGATCAGCTGCAACATCTTGAAATTACAAGAGATATTGCAACGACCTTTAACAAAACTTATGGCGAGACCTTCGTTCTTCCGCAGTCCAAAACGGATGAGCAAGTCATGATCGTGCCAGGAACAGACGGAAATAAGATGAGTAAATCGCGTGATAACTATATAGATATCTTTTTACCGGATAAAGAACTTCTGAAGAAAGTAAAAACCATAGTTACAGATAGCAAAGGTCTGGAAGAACCAAAAGATCCTGACACCTGCAATGTGTTTAACATATTTAAGCTCATTGCTTCTGAAGATCATATAAAACAAGTAAGAGGAAAATATGAGGCAGGAGGTTATGGTTACGGTCATGCAAAACAAGAGCTTTTTGACACTATTGTTTCTACCTATGCTAAAGAACGAGAAGACTTTAACAGATTTATGAATGACAAAGGAGAGATTGAAAACAGGTTAAAAATCGGAGCAGAAAAAGCTTCTTCCATAGCACATTCAGTCCTCGAAAGAGTCAGAAAAAAATTAGGCTATAGCCTTTAA
- a CDS encoding phospho-sugar mutase, with the protein MEGTLIESTKIDKATKDRINQWLNGNYDSQTKDEIKGLIKRGKEDELIDSFYKDLEFGTGGLRGIMGVGSNRMNKYTIGMATQGLSNYLKKSFPGEQLKVAVAHDSRNNSDYFAKITAEVFSANGIKVYFFKALRPTPELSFAVRLLGCHGGVVLTASHNPKEYNGYKAYWKDGAQMIAPHDKNTITEVQNIKDVSDIKFQRNDALIEIIGEEVDSKYLDMIHSLSISKDAIKRQKDLKIVFTPIHGTGIVLVPDVLKKFGFTNINVVEEQSKPDGNFPTVVYPNPEEPDALSLALKKAKEIDADILMGTDPDSDRVGIAVKNHKGEFQLLNGNQTGSLLLNYLINAWKDAGKIKGKEFIVKTIVTTYLIDKIAADNGVKCYNTLTGFKYIAALIGELEGKELFIGGGEESYGYLVGDQVRDKDAISSCAFIAEMAAYAKDKGVSLFDMMRDMYVKYGFYKEKLISLTKKGKSGAEEIQQMMKDLRNNPPKVVAGSALIQLKDYQAQTIKDLKTGKETPTNLPKENVLQFLTEDGTLVSARPSGTEPKIKFYISVNTPLSKKEDYDKVNIELDKKIENVINDMNLK; encoded by the coding sequence ATGGAAGGCACATTAATTGAGTCAACAAAAATCGACAAAGCAACGAAAGACAGGATTAATCAGTGGCTGAATGGCAACTATGATAGTCAGACGAAAGATGAAATCAAAGGTCTTATTAAAAGAGGAAAGGAAGACGAGCTGATCGACAGTTTTTACAAAGATCTCGAATTCGGTACTGGTGGACTCAGAGGTATTATGGGTGTTGGTTCAAACAGAATGAACAAATACACAATCGGGATGGCCACTCAAGGCTTAAGCAATTACCTGAAGAAAAGCTTTCCGGGAGAGCAACTAAAAGTTGCTGTTGCTCACGACAGCAGAAACAACAGCGATTACTTTGCTAAAATCACTGCGGAGGTTTTCTCTGCAAATGGCATTAAAGTTTATTTTTTCAAGGCACTCAGACCTACACCAGAGCTTTCTTTCGCAGTAAGATTACTTGGATGCCATGGAGGTGTGGTGCTTACAGCATCTCACAATCCGAAAGAATATAACGGATATAAAGCTTACTGGAAAGATGGCGCTCAGATGATTGCTCCTCATGACAAGAATACCATCACAGAAGTACAGAACATTAAAGACGTAAGCGATATCAAATTCCAAAGAAATGATGCACTTATTGAAATTATAGGCGAAGAGGTAGACAGTAAATACCTTGATATGATCCATTCTTTGTCTATTTCCAAAGATGCTATCAAGAGGCAAAAGGACCTAAAAATTGTCTTCACTCCTATCCACGGAACAGGTATTGTGCTGGTTCCGGATGTATTGAAAAAATTCGGTTTTACCAACATCAATGTTGTTGAAGAGCAATCTAAGCCGGATGGCAATTTCCCTACTGTTGTTTATCCTAATCCTGAAGAACCGGATGCCCTTTCACTTGCATTAAAAAAGGCAAAAGAGATTGATGCTGATATTCTAATGGGCACGGACCCTGATTCTGACCGTGTAGGTATTGCGGTAAAAAACCACAAAGGTGAATTCCAATTACTTAATGGTAATCAGACAGGAAGCTTACTTTTGAATTATCTCATCAATGCCTGGAAAGATGCAGGAAAGATAAAAGGAAAAGAGTTTATAGTTAAGACAATCGTTACCACCTATCTGATAGATAAAATTGCTGCTGATAATGGAGTTAAATGCTATAATACACTTACCGGATTTAAATATATAGCAGCACTGATCGGAGAACTTGAAGGTAAAGAATTGTTTATTGGAGGAGGAGAGGAAAGCTATGGCTACCTTGTTGGAGATCAGGTTAGAGATAAAGATGCTATCTCATCTTGTGCATTTATTGCTGAAATGGCGGCTTATGCCAAAGACAAGGGGGTTAGCTTATTTGACATGATGCGTGACATGTATGTGAAATATGGTTTCTATAAAGAAAAACTTATCTCACTTACCAAAAAAGGAAAATCAGGAGCTGAAGAGATACAGCAAATGATGAAAGACCTTAGAAACAACCCTCCTAAAGTCGTTGCAGGTTCTGCCTTGATTCAGCTGAAAGATTACCAGGCACAAACCATCAAAGATCTTAAAACAGGCAAGGAAACCCCTACCAATCTGCCGAAAGAAAATGTTCTTCAATTCTTGACAGAGGATGGAACACTTGTTTCTGCAAGACCTTCAGGCACAGAACCAAAAATTAAGTTCTACATTAGTGTAAATACACCTTTGAGTAAAAAAGAAGATTACGACAAAGTAAACATTGAACTTGACAAGAAGATTGAAAACGTTATCAATGATATGAATCTTAAATAA
- a CDS encoding tetratricopeptide repeat protein yields the protein MKKVVYYFILLVSLGLLESCKNTEKKKFEGATVEVKPGLLEVHGDSIRFNAQVIIPENSGLEFKSEYYIVPEIAGYHLDTIAVDGVKCEVDVPTDADCTFIFSAPFHPDMMGKYMSARQYYFDKNADEYEFKTLENLAYCCLKSGELLSSDGYFLPLKSEKKEALKLIAQFNFPKNIYDLNAQSMEKSDYSTFRSFISDQQDISSIEIKGFASPEGKLERNELLAKERAIKLEQLVKDEIKATSPSLYEKIKNKIKVSIVAEDWEGLQQSIKHSDFSIDQKREIIDIAGSDLDSDLKEEEILKIAGGMDKLVPYLAPLRRTNIIVSGSHLTAEDTIAEASQTTAEMPVNQVFKEGEWIDQEAGNFNHKGKKTMFLAFYKIPQPDTFALDNSLNINSPEGKAKAENTREHYLAELEKNPHNHCMLNNLGLIYMKEGNYEEAIKYLKLSLQEKKSPEAHYNLGLAYAKLSEYEKALAEFKLAEEKLPEVKYNKGVVSLLLKDYPQAEKDLNSYTNTNPDDPNGFYALAVVGARTNNEEMVTENLQRACEDNPAYCEKAKTDLEFKDFINIAQFKTATAGKKKERF from the coding sequence ATGAAAAAGGTCGTCTATTATTTTATTTTATTAGTTTCGCTTGGACTCCTGGAAAGCTGCAAAAACACGGAGAAAAAAAAATTTGAAGGAGCAACAGTAGAAGTAAAACCTGGACTACTGGAAGTTCATGGTGATAGTATAAGATTCAATGCCCAGGTAATCATTCCCGAAAACTCTGGACTGGAGTTCAAATCTGAATATTATATTGTACCAGAAATCGCTGGTTATCATTTAGATACCATTGCAGTAGACGGTGTAAAATGTGAAGTGGATGTACCCACTGATGCCGATTGTACCTTTATTTTTTCAGCACCATTCCATCCTGATATGATGGGTAAATACATGAGTGCAAGACAATACTATTTCGATAAAAATGCTGATGAGTATGAATTTAAGACATTAGAGAACCTGGCATACTGTTGTCTGAAAAGTGGAGAACTGCTAAGTTCTGACGGATATTTTCTTCCTTTGAAATCGGAAAAAAAAGAAGCACTTAAACTTATAGCTCAATTTAACTTTCCAAAAAACATCTATGATTTGAATGCTCAGTCAATGGAAAAATCCGATTATTCAACATTCAGGAGCTTTATTTCTGATCAGCAGGATATTTCTTCTATTGAAATAAAAGGTTTTGCATCTCCTGAAGGCAAGTTGGAAAGGAATGAACTCCTTGCAAAAGAAAGAGCTATCAAACTTGAACAACTTGTCAAAGATGAAATTAAAGCAACTTCCCCTTCACTTTATGAAAAAATAAAAAATAAGATCAAGGTCAGCATTGTAGCAGAAGATTGGGAAGGACTCCAGCAAAGTATTAAACATTCAGATTTTAGCATCGATCAGAAAAGAGAAATTATAGATATAGCAGGATCTGACCTTGATTCAGATCTTAAGGAAGAAGAAATCTTAAAGATTGCAGGAGGAATGGATAAGCTGGTACCTTACCTGGCTCCTTTAAGAAGGACCAATATTATCGTATCTGGTTCACACCTTACAGCTGAAGACACGATTGCAGAAGCGAGTCAGACAACTGCAGAGATGCCTGTGAACCAAGTATTCAAAGAGGGTGAATGGATAGATCAGGAAGCGGGCAATTTTAACCATAAGGGTAAAAAGACAATGTTTCTTGCCTTCTACAAAATACCCCAACCGGATACATTTGCCCTGGATAATTCATTAAATATAAATTCCCCAGAAGGAAAAGCCAAGGCAGAAAACACCAGAGAGCATTACCTTGCTGAATTGGAGAAAAATCCTCACAATCATTGCATGTTAAACAATCTGGGTCTTATTTATATGAAGGAGGGCAACTACGAAGAAGCGATCAAATACCTGAAATTGTCACTTCAAGAGAAAAAAAGTCCGGAAGCTCATTATAATCTGGGGCTTGCATATGCTAAATTAAGTGAATATGAAAAAGCTTTAGCTGAATTTAAACTTGCTGAAGAAAAATTACCTGAAGTAAAATATAACAAGGGGGTCGTATCATTGCTTTTAAAGGACTACCCCCAAGCAGAAAAAGATCTGAACAGCTACACCAATACCAATCCGGATGACCCAAATGGTTTTTATGCATTAGCTGTAGTTGGAGCGAGGACCAATAATGAAGAAATGGTGACAGAAAATCTACAAAGGGCATGTGAGGACAATCCAGCCTACTGCGAGAAAGCTAAAACAGATCTGGAATTCAAAGACTTTATTAACATAGCACAATTTAAAACTGCGACAGCAGGGAAAAAGAAAGAAAGATTTTAA
- the serA gene encoding phosphoglycerate dehydrogenase, translating to MENIKYFIIDFDSTFTQVEALDELGDISLDGDPQKDKILKEIVELTNSGMEGKASFTQNLTRRLELLRANKRHLTPLISRLKTKVSESVKRNREFFKDFSDNILIVSSGFKEFITPIVTEFGIKEENIYANTFVYDEQGNITGFDKNNVLCLDKGKIQQLKALNLKGDVYVIGDGYTDYEIKEAGLANKFYAFTENIERDAVLAKAEHIAPSFDEFLYQNNLPMAISYPKNRISVLLLENIHPEALRLFKSEGYKVEVISSGLDEDELCERIKNVSILGIRSKTQLTKKVLESANKLIAVGAFCIGTNQIDLKSCLQRGVAAFNAPYSNTRSVVELAIGQIIMLYRNTIEKSNKMHQGKWDKSAKNSYEIRGKKLGIVGYGNIGSQLSVLAESMGMEVYYYDIVEKLQLGNAKKCSSLNELLSLADVISLHVDGRASNKNLIGKKEFDLMKEGVIFLNLSRGHVVDVPVLAENLKSGKILGASVDVFPYEPKNNNEEFINELRGLPNVILTPHIGGSTEEAQFNIASFVPNRILDYINTGNTFQSVNFPNIQLPELNNAHRLIHLHENVPGILAQINNVLAKHNINILGQYLKTNETVGYVITDINKEYDKQVIQELKAINNTIKFRILY from the coding sequence ATGGAGAATATTAAGTATTTCATCATCGATTTTGACAGCACTTTCACACAAGTAGAAGCTCTTGACGAACTGGGAGATATTTCACTTGACGGTGATCCGCAAAAAGATAAAATTTTAAAAGAAATCGTCGAGCTGACAAACAGCGGAATGGAGGGAAAAGCGTCGTTCACTCAGAATCTTACAAGAAGACTTGAGTTGTTAAGAGCTAATAAAAGACACCTTACTCCTCTAATTTCAAGGCTTAAAACCAAGGTTTCTGAATCAGTGAAGAGAAACAGAGAGTTTTTCAAAGACTTTTCTGATAATATTCTTATTGTATCCAGTGGCTTCAAAGAATTCATTACCCCTATAGTTACTGAATTCGGAATAAAAGAAGAAAATATTTACGCCAATACTTTTGTGTATGATGAACAAGGTAATATTACAGGGTTTGACAAAAACAATGTACTTTGTCTTGACAAAGGTAAAATTCAACAACTGAAAGCTTTAAACCTAAAAGGTGATGTATATGTAATCGGTGATGGATATACTGATTACGAAATCAAAGAAGCTGGTCTTGCGAATAAATTTTACGCATTTACAGAGAATATTGAAAGAGACGCTGTACTTGCAAAAGCAGAGCACATCGCTCCGAGCTTTGATGAATTCCTTTATCAGAACAACCTTCCAATGGCAATTTCTTATCCTAAAAACAGAATAAGTGTCTTGCTTCTTGAAAACATTCACCCGGAAGCTTTAAGATTATTCAAAAGCGAAGGTTATAAAGTTGAAGTGATTTCAAGCGGCCTTGATGAAGATGAACTTTGTGAACGTATTAAAAACGTCTCTATACTTGGTATCAGATCAAAAACACAATTAACTAAAAAAGTACTCGAAAGTGCCAATAAGCTTATCGCAGTTGGTGCATTTTGCATCGGTACAAACCAGATAGATCTTAAATCTTGCCTGCAACGTGGTGTAGCGGCGTTCAATGCTCCATACAGCAATACCAGAAGTGTTGTGGAACTTGCAATCGGACAGATCATCATGCTATACAGAAATACCATTGAGAAAAGCAATAAAATGCATCAAGGTAAATGGGATAAATCTGCTAAAAACAGCTATGAGATAAGAGGTAAAAAATTAGGTATCGTTGGATATGGAAATATTGGATCTCAGCTTTCTGTTCTTGCGGAATCTATGGGTATGGAAGTTTACTATTATGACATAGTGGAAAAACTTCAACTTGGTAATGCTAAAAAATGTTCTAGTCTGAATGAATTGCTGAGCCTTGCTGACGTGATCTCTTTACACGTTGATGGAAGAGCCAGCAACAAAAATCTTATAGGCAAGAAGGAATTCGACCTGATGAAAGAAGGCGTAATATTCCTTAACTTAAGCCGTGGTCATGTAGTAGATGTTCCGGTTTTGGCAGAGAATTTAAAGAGTGGAAAAATCCTTGGCGCCAGCGTAGACGTTTTCCCTTATGAGCCGAAAAACAATAACGAAGAGTTTATAAATGAACTAAGAGGTCTTCCAAATGTAATCCTGACTCCTCACATAGGAGGAAGTACAGAAGAAGCTCAGTTCAATATCGCCAGCTTCGTGCCAAACAGAATACTGGACTATATCAATACCGGAAATACATTCCAAAGCGTAAACTTTCCAAATATTCAGTTACCTGAATTGAATAATGCGCACAGACTTATTCACCTGCATGAGAACGTACCTGGTATACTTGCACAAATCAATAATGTGCTTGCTAAACACAATATCAATATTCTTGGTCAGTATCTTAAAACCAATGAGACTGTCGGATATGTGATTACAGACATCAATAAGGAATATGATAAGCAAGTAATACAGGAGCTTAAAGCTATCAACAACACAATCAAATTTAGAATATTGTATTAA
- a CDS encoding aminotransferase class V-fold PLP-dependent enzyme, with protein MVKKTFFTVGPSELYPTVPAHVQTALEQKIGVISHRSKQFQELYKHTTDGLRTLLNIPDNYQIFFLSSATEIWERIIQNCVEHTSFHCVNGSFSKRFYEFSGELGKKAFKEEAAFGKGFYPEKFEIPAETEAICLTQNETSSGVSMPVADINKIREKNKEALLFVDAVSSLPYPEFDFTKIDSTFFSVQKCFGLPAGLGVWILNDRVIEKAKQLEAKKVLTGTYHTISSILSKAKDNQTPETPNVWNIFLLGKVIEDMNKKGIATIRKETEVKADMLYNYIKDSNNFSFGVEDPAHRSKTTIVANTAIPAPEVNKKLEQFDLAVGSGYSSYKEKQIRIANFPAYSVEKTEELVNALKKTIG; from the coding sequence GTGGTAAAGAAGACATTTTTCACGGTAGGGCCATCGGAGCTATACCCGACAGTACCAGCGCACGTTCAAACTGCACTGGAGCAAAAAATCGGAGTTATATCTCACAGAAGCAAGCAATTCCAGGAGTTGTACAAACATACAACAGACGGACTCAGAACCCTTTTGAACATACCTGATAACTATCAGATATTCTTTCTTTCCAGTGCTACTGAAATCTGGGAAAGAATTATTCAGAACTGTGTAGAGCACACAAGCTTTCACTGTGTAAATGGTAGTTTCTCAAAAAGGTTCTATGAATTTTCAGGAGAGCTTGGCAAAAAGGCTTTCAAAGAAGAAGCTGCATTCGGAAAAGGGTTCTATCCTGAAAAGTTTGAAATACCTGCTGAAACAGAAGCCATTTGTCTTACCCAGAATGAAACCAGCTCAGGTGTATCTATGCCTGTAGCAGATATCAATAAAATAAGAGAGAAAAATAAAGAAGCACTGTTATTTGTTGATGCAGTTTCTTCTCTCCCTTACCCGGAGTTTGACTTTACTAAAATAGATTCAACCTTTTTCTCGGTGCAGAAATGTTTTGGCCTTCCTGCAGGACTTGGAGTGTGGATTCTGAATGACAGAGTTATTGAAAAGGCTAAGCAACTGGAAGCGAAAAAAGTGCTCACAGGAACCTATCATACTATATCTTCTATTCTCAGCAAAGCAAAAGATAACCAGACACCGGAAACTCCAAATGTCTGGAATATATTCCTGCTGGGCAAAGTAATCGAGGATATGAATAAGAAAGGTATTGCTACCATCAGAAAAGAAACTGAAGTAAAAGCTGATATGCTTTATAATTATATAAAAGACAGCAACAACTTTTCTTTCGGCGTTGAAGATCCGGCTCACAGATCTAAAACTACCATAGTTGCCAATACTGCCATACCTGCTCCTGAAGTGAACAAGAAACTGGAACAATTTGACCTTGCAGTAGGAAGTGGTTACAGTAGCTATAAAGAAAAACAAATAAGAATAGCGAACTTCCCGGCTTATTCTGTTGAAAAAACGGAAGAGCTTGTGAATGCGCTTAAGAAAACAATCGGTTAA
- a CDS encoding MaoC family dehydratase, with protein sequence MLDSGQVYSEVFSFTQEQVIRFAEVSGDHNPVHLDADYASKTAFKKPIVHGILGTSIFSKILGMNFPGEGTIYLKQEVNFKRPMYASTSYEAVLTVLEINRDKHQAVIETKVLDKETGKVIIDGQAQVMNKEKI encoded by the coding sequence ATGCTTGATTCGGGTCAGGTTTATTCCGAGGTGTTTTCATTTACACAGGAACAAGTAATCAGATTCGCCGAGGTGTCAGGAGATCATAATCCTGTACATCTGGACGCTGACTATGCTTCTAAAACCGCTTTTAAAAAGCCTATCGTTCATGGTATCCTAGGTACCAGTATTTTCTCTAAAATACTTGGAATGAATTTCCCAGGCGAAGGAACAATTTACTTAAAACAGGAAGTAAACTTCAAACGCCCAATGTATGCCAGCACTTCCTATGAAGCAGTACTGACAGTTCTGGAAATAAACAGAGACAAACATCAGGCAGTCATTGAAACCAAAGTCCTTGACAAAGAAACTGGTAAGGTCATTATTGATGGACAGGCACAAGTAATGAATAAAGAGAAAATCTGA
- a CDS encoding bestrophin family protein, producing the protein MKRFLGIKYSPNDIRLLFSFKSSLIKRLLKGLVYITAVTAILLYMEQKDIFHIQISNALPGYMGAALGLLLVFRNNTAYDKWWEARKELGALVNISRNFAIDINGFLPPGSKEKTRIATLLTCFIYALKEHLRNGVKMKDMQELEDADYKIIEQAQHKPSAIANLIMSRIEILWKEKILTDMQQYLLVTKINTLIDICGKCERIRNTPIPIAYGLLLKFFINIYVILLPIGLSHDLGWGALPLEIILYYIMMSIVLTAEEIEEPFGKDLNDLPFDEMAGKMKVNIQEIISYE; encoded by the coding sequence ATGAAACGTTTTCTAGGTATCAAGTATAGCCCAAACGACATAAGATTATTATTTTCCTTCAAAAGTTCTTTAATCAAAAGACTATTAAAGGGGCTTGTATACATTACTGCCGTTACAGCTATATTACTTTATATGGAGCAGAAAGATATCTTTCATATCCAGATAAGTAATGCCCTGCCTGGCTATATGGGAGCTGCACTGGGTTTACTTCTTGTTTTCCGAAACAACACTGCATATGACAAATGGTGGGAAGCAAGAAAAGAACTTGGGGCCCTTGTAAACATTTCCAGAAATTTCGCTATTGATATTAATGGGTTTCTACCTCCTGGAAGTAAGGAAAAAACAAGAATTGCCACCTTACTTACCTGCTTCATATATGCTCTTAAAGAGCACTTAAGAAATGGAGTAAAAATGAAAGATATGCAGGAACTTGAAGATGCTGACTACAAAATAATTGAACAGGCTCAGCATAAACCTTCTGCAATTGCTAACCTTATTATGTCAAGAATTGAAATTCTCTGGAAAGAGAAGATCCTGACAGATATGCAGCAATATCTTCTTGTTACTAAAATTAATACCCTGATAGACATTTGCGGAAAATGTGAACGAATAAGAAACACTCCTATTCCCATTGCTTACGGATTGCTTCTTAAATTCTTCATTAACATTTATGTAATCCTTTTACCTATAGGTCTTTCTCATGATCTTGGCTGGGGAGCCTTACCCCTGGAAATAATTCTATATTACATCATGATGAGTATCGTTCTTACTGCAGAAGAAATAGAAGAGCCATTCGGTAAAGACCTTAATGACCTGCCTTTTGATGAAATGGCCGGCAAAATGAAGGTAAACATACAGGAGATTATCAGTTACGAATAA